In Streptacidiphilus sp. P02-A3a, the DNA window CAACAGCAGGGCCCCTGGCCGCTGGCCATCGCCCTGCACCGGACCGCCGCCGACATCGCCCTGGCCCACGGCGACCCGACCCTCGAAGCCAACGCGTACCACGACCTGGGCCGCGCCCACATCCTGCTCGGCGGCTACCCGCTCGCGGCGGAGGCGCTCGGCCGGGCGCTGGAGCTCTACCGGAGCCAGGGCGACGGGCTGGGGGAGGCCAACACCCTGCACGTGCTGGGCCGGGTCCGGCACATGCGCGGCGACTTCCCGGCCGCCGTGGAGTACCAGGAGCGGGCGCTGGAGCTCTACCAGGGCCTGGACGACCGGCTCGGGGAGGCCAACGCCCTGCACGACCTGGGCCGGACCAGACTGATGACCGGCGAGGCCTCGGCGGCGGCCGTGCTGGAGCGGGCGCTCGCCGTCTTCCGGAGCCTCGACCACGGCTCCGGCGAGGCCAACACCCTGTGGAGCCTGGGCCGGGTCCGAACGCTGACCGGCGACTACCCGACCGCGACCGCGCTGCTGCACCGGGCCCTGGCGATCTTCCGGGACCTCGGCAGCCGCATCGGCGAGGCCAACAGCCTGCACGACCTGGGCCGGGTCCAGCGGACGAGGGGCGACCACCCGGCCGCGGCGGCGCTGCTGGAGCAGTCCCTGGCGATCTTCCAGGACCTCGGCTTCCGCGCCAGCGAGGCCCACTCCCTCTCCGAACTGGGGCGGCTGCGGTGCGCCGACGGCGCCTACCAGGACGCCGCCGACCTGCAAGAACGGGCCCTGGCGAGCTTCCAGGCGGTCGGCAACCGGCAGGGCGAGGCGATCGCGCTGCAACAACTGGGCCGGATCCGGCACGCGACCGGTGAGCGGGCGCGGGCGGCCGGACTGCTGGAGCGGGCCCTGGCGGTCTTCCAGGAGCTCGGCGACCGCCAGGGCCAGGCCGAGACACTGCTCAGCACCGCCGCCCTGGTCGCCGACACGGTCGGCCCGGCCGAGGCGCTGGTCCGCTACCGGGCGGCCCGGGACCTCGCCCGCGAGGTGCGCAGCCCGCTGGACGAGGCCCGGGCGCTGCGCGGCGCCGCCCGCTGCGCCGCGCGCACCGGGGACCGCGCCGCCGCCCTGGCCGACCTCCGGCAGGCGGTCGAGCTCTACCAGGGGCTCGGCGTCCCGGAGGCGGCCTCGGCCACGGCCTGCCTCAACACCCTGCTGTCCGGCCCCAGTTAGGCCTGTGTGGCGGGAGCGGTCGCTGGTCACTCCCGACACCGGGGCCGGCCGCCCGGCCCGCGCCCTGATCCGCGGGACCAGGAGTGGCAGGGCGAGTCGCAGGGCGGTGAGTCCCGGTCACGGCCCCCGGGGCCGGCCCCGGGCTCAGCCGAACTGGCCCGGCTGGTAGTCACCGGCGGGCACCTGCAGGATGACGTTCATCCGGTTGTAGCTGTTGATCAGGGCGATGAGCCCGACCAGGGCGGCCAGCTGCTCCTCGTCGTAGTGCTTGGCGGCGGCGGCCCACACCTCGTCACTGACCCCGCCACCGGCGTCGGCGAGGCGGGTGCCCTGCTCGGCCAGCTCCAGCGCGGCCCGCTCGGCCTCGGTGAAGACCCTGGCCTCCCGCCAGGCCGCGACCAGGTTGAGCCGGAGCGCGGTCTCCCCGGCCCGGGCGGCGTCCTTGGTGTGCATGTCCAGGCAGAAGCCGCAGCCGTTGATCTGGCTGGCGCGGATCTTCACCAGCTCCTGCGTCGCGGCCGGCAGCGTCGACCCGGCGATGGACTTGCCCGCGGAGTTGATGTACTTCAGGAACGTGGTCACGGTCGGGCTGCCGAAGGGGTTGAGACGGGGTTCCATGGTGCTCTCCCTACTGGTGTCGACTCGCTGGAGCGGCGTGCTGGAGCGGCGTGCTGGATCGACGGCTACACATATGACCGAACCGGCCGCCGGAATGTGACAGCCGGACCGCCCCGCCGAGGGTGACCTGCGTCTCACCCACCCGACCCCGGATGGCGGCCTCCGAGGGCTGTCAGCGGCCGTGTCAGAGCCGTGACAGACCCGTGTCAGGACCGGCCGGGAAGGTCGGGGCATGAGTAGTTCACAGATCGCGGTCTCCGGACTGCGCAAGGCGTACGGGGAAAAAGCCGTCCTCGACGGCATCGACTTCGAGGTCGCGGCGGGATCGGTCTTCTCGATGCTCGGCCCCAACGGGGCGGGCAAGACCACGACGGTGAACATCCTGACGACGTTGCTGAGGGCCGACGCGGGCACGGTGCGCGTCGCCGGGTACGACGTGGCGACCGAGACCCGGCGGGTGCGCGCCGCCATCGGGGTCACCGGCCAGTTCGCCGCGGTGGACGAACTGCTGTCCGGCCGGGAGAACCTGCGGCTGATGGCGGACCTGAAGCGGGTGCGCTCCGCGGACCAGCTGGTCAACCGGCTGCTGGAGCGGTTCGACCTGGCGGAGTCGGCGGCGAAGCTGGTGTCGACCTACTCCGGCGGGATGCGCCGGAAGCTGGACCTGGCGATGACGCTGGTCGGCAGCCCGCGGATCATCTTCCTGGACGAGCCGACGACCGGGCTCGACCCGCGCAGTCGGCGCACCATGTGGGAGATCGTCCGCGAGCTGGTGGCCGAGGGCACCACCGTCTTCCTCACCACCCAGTACCTGGAGGAGGCCGACCAGCTCGCCGACCGGGTCGTGGTGCTCGACCAGGGCCGCATCGTCGCCCAGGGCACCCCCGAGGAGCTCAAGCGGCAGATCCCCGGCACCCACGTCCGGCTCCGGTTCACCGCCGTCCACGAACTCAACGCGGCCGCGCGGATCCTGCCCGGCGCGACCCGGGACGACGCCGAGCTGACCCTGCGGGCCCCCACCGACGGCGGGTCGAGGGCGGTCCGGGCCGTGCTCGACCAGCTCGACCAGCACAACCTCAGCGCCGAGGAGTTCTCCGTGCACACGCCGGACCTCGACGACGTCTTCCTGGCCCTGACCGGCCACCCCAGCGAAGCGGCGGTCACCTCATGAGTACCCTCTCGACATCCCTCGGCGACTCGGCGATCATGCTGCGCCGCAACGTCAAGCACACGGTCCGGAACCCGGTGGCGGTGTTCCAGGGGGTGCTGTTCCCGATCGTGATGATGTTCATCTTCGTCGGCGTGTTCGGCGGCGACTTCAGGGTCCACGGCAGCTACGTCGACTACGCGGTGCCGGGCCTGACCGTGATGGCCATCACCTACGGCCTGGGGCCCACCGCGACCGCCGTGAACGACGACATGACCAAGGGCATCATCAACCGGTTCCGGACCATGGACGTCTCCCGTGGCGCGGTGATGACCGGTCACGTCGTCTCCACCTCGGCACGCAGCCTGATCGCCGTCGCGGCCATCATCGGCGTCGGCCTCGCGATGGGATTCCGGTCCCAGGCGAGCCTGCTCGACTGGCTCGGCGCGATCGGCGTGCTGCTGCTGCTCGCCTTCGCCACCAGCTGGCTCACGGTCGCCATGGGGCTGGCCGCCAAGAGCGCGGAGTCGGCGGGCATGGCCACCGTCCCGATGATCATGCTGCCGTTCCTGAGCAGCGCGTTCGTTCCCGCCGACACCATGAGGACCGGGATCCGCCAGTTCGTGGAGTACCAGCCCTTCACACCGATCATCGAGACGCTGCGGGGACTGCTGGCCGGCACGCCGTCGGCGGGCAACGCCGCTGCCGCCGTGGCCTGGTGCGTCGGGTTCGGACTGGTCGGCTACCTGTGGGCGGTCGCCTCCTTCAGGAAGCGAGCGTGACCGCCGCCAACTCGGACCAGTCCGCGCGCGTCCCCTCCCCGACCGCCTCGGCGAACCCCGCGTCGCCGAGGCGGTCCCGCGCCGCCCGCTCGATCCGGTCCACGTCCGGGTGCGAGCGGTCCGGCAGCCCGCGCACCCCGACACTGGCCGCGAGCAGCCGCGCCGCCTGCGCGTGCTCCGCGCGGCGCAGCGCCAGGTCCGCGACCCGACCAGGATCTGTGCGATCAGCGGCGCGTGCCCCGCCTCGGCCGCCGCCTGGCAGGCCGCCGCCCGGTGCCGCCGGGCGTCGCCCAGGTCCTCGGCGAGATAGCCGAGCAGGTCGTGGGTCACCGCGCGCAGGCTCGCCTGCTCCGCTTCGGCACCCAACAAGGACTTGGCGAGCTCCAGTTGCTGGCGCGCCTGCCCGAAGTCACCGCTCCAGCGGGCGAGTTCCGCCTTGGTGAGGGCCAACTCGGCCAGCGCGTCCGGCCAGGCCACCCGCTCCGCGCACCGCTGCGCCTCGGCGAGCGCCGCCGCGCCGGCCGCCCGGTCGCCCAGCAGCCAGTACAGCTGCGCCTGCCGCGACCGCATCCGGATGACGTCCTCGCTGGCGCCGACCTCGGTGACCACCGCGATCGCCTGCTGGTAGAGCTCGCAGGCGTCCGCGAACTCGCCGCGCACCGCGATCCGGTCCGCCAGTTCGGACAGGGCGAACGAGATCCCGAACCGTTCGCCGATCGCCCGGAACTCGGCCAGTGCCGTCTCCAGGTGCGCCTCCGCGTCCGTGCCGCCCTGGCCGCGCATGATCCGCATCTTGCCGAGGTGCAGTCGGGCCAGCGCCCGGGCCCAGGGGTCCTCGGCGGCCAGCATCGGCTCGAACGCGGGCAGGAACGCGTCCGGCGCCCGCAGCATCTCCTCCAGCGGGGCGATGAACCCCATCAGCGGGTGGCGGCACTGACTGCCCTGGCTGTACCGGTACGCCTGGTGGATCCACCGCGCCGCCTGGTGCTCGTCGCCGCGCCCGGAGGTCACGAACATCACCACCAGGGCGTACACCGTGGCCCTGACCTCGTCGGTGACCTCGCCGGGGACCTCGATGGCCGCGGTGATCAGCTCCAGGCCCTCGGCCTTGTGCCCGCTGAGCCACCAGTACCAGCCGGCGGCGGCCGCCAGCCGCATCGCCGCCTGCGCCTCACCGGCCGCGAGCGCGCCGCGCGACGCGGCGCCGATGTTGTCGTGCTCGGCCTCCAGCACGGCGAGCCAGTGCAGCTGGTCGGCGCGGCGCAGCTGCGGCTCCGCGGCCTCGGCGAGTTCGGTGACGTACGCCAGATGCGCGCGGCGGGCCAGGTCCGACTCCTCCGCCTCGGCGAGCCGCTGTCCGGCGTACTCCTGGATCGTGCCGAGCATCCGGTAGCGCGGCGCCGTGTCGCCCGCCGTGACCAGCAGCGACTTCTCGACCAGCGAGGTGAGCAGGTCGAGCACCTGCCGCTGGTCGACCCCGTCGCCGACGCAGACCCGCTCGGCCGCCTCCAGGCTCGCCCCGCCGGAGAACACCGAGAGCCTGCGCAGCACCATCCGTTCGGCTCCGGTGAGCAGTTCCCAGCTCCAGTCGACCATCGCCCGCAGCGTCCGGTGCCGCGGCAACGCGGTACGGCTGCCGCTGGTCAGCAGCCGGAACCGGTCGTCGAGCCGGTGGGCCAACCGGTCGACGGACATGGTGCGCAGGCTGGCCGCGGCCAGTTCGATCGCCAGCGGCATCCCGTCCAGCACCCGGCAGACCCGGACCATCGTCGCCAGCGTGCCGGGATCGGCCGCGAGGTCCCGGCGTACCGCGCCCGCCCGGTCCCGCAGCAGCTGGACGGCGGGGGAGGACTCCATCTCGGCGCGGGTCGGGTACGCGTCCGGCAGCGCCAGCGGCTCGACCAGCCACAGCGCCTCGCCGGTGATGCCGAGCGGCTCCCGGCTGGTCGCCAGGATCCGCAGCCGTCGGCACTCGCCCAGCACCCGGTGCGCGAAGGCCGCCGCCGCCTCGATCACGTGCTCGCAGTTGTCCAGGATCAGCAGCGCCTCCCGCTCCCGGACCGCGGAGATGAGCCGGTCCGTCAGCGACGCGTGGGGCGCCCCGCCGAGCAGCGCGTCGCGCAGGCCGAGACCGGCGAGCGCCGCCTGCGCCACATCACCGTCCGTGCCGATGGCGGCGAGTTCCACCAGCCAGGCCCCGTCCGGGAGGTCGCCGAGGAGGGTGCGCGCGGTCTCGGTGGCCAGCCTGGTCTTCCCGGCGCCGCCCGGCCCGATCACGGTGGTGAGCCGGTGCGCGGTGCTGAGCTCGCGGACCGCGGCGACGTCGGCGCCCCGGCCGACGAAGCTGGTCAGCTCGGCCCGCAGGTTGGTCCGGCGGCCAACCTCTGGCTGCCCCAACTCGCCCCGCAGCAGCGCGACATGCAGCGCGGCCAGCTCCGCCGAGGGGTCCACGCCGAGCGCGTCGGCCAGGGCCTCCCGGGCGCGCTGGTACACCAGCAGTGCCTCGCTCTGGCGGCCGCCCGCGACCAGCGCGCGCATCAGCGCGGCGACCAGCCGTTCCCGAACCGGGTGCGCGGCCACCAGGTCGGTCAGCTCGGTGACCAGCTCCGCACCGCGGCCGAGGGCGACCTCGGCGTCCACCCGCTCCTCCACGGCGGTCAGCCGCAGCCCCTCCAGCCGGACGACCGCGGCGTCGAACGCGCCGCTGTCCGGCAGCCCGACGTCCTGCATGGCCGTGCCGCGCCACAGGTCCAGGGCCTCCCGCAGCAGCCGTACCCGCGGCGCGCCGTCCTCGGCGCCGGCCCGGCCCGCGGCCAGCAGCCGTTCGAACCGCACGGCGTCGACCGCGTCCGGCTCCAGCCGCAGCCGGTAGCCGTCCGGCTGGCCCTCGACCACCCCGTCCGGCAGCGCCTTGCGCAGTCGGGAGACCAGGCGTTGCAGGGCGTTGGTGGCATCGGCGGGCGGGTGCTCCCCCCAGATCCAGTCGACCAGCGAGGCCTTCGGGACCACCTGCCCCGGCCGCAGCGCCAGCGCGGCCAACAGCCCGCGCAGCCGCGCGCCCGGCACGTCGGCCAGACCACCGCCGTCCGTA includes these proteins:
- a CDS encoding ATP-binding cassette domain-containing protein encodes the protein MSSSQIAVSGLRKAYGEKAVLDGIDFEVAAGSVFSMLGPNGAGKTTTVNILTTLLRADAGTVRVAGYDVATETRRVRAAIGVTGQFAAVDELLSGRENLRLMADLKRVRSADQLVNRLLERFDLAESAAKLVSTYSGGMRRKLDLAMTLVGSPRIIFLDEPTTGLDPRSRRTMWEIVRELVAEGTTVFLTTQYLEEADQLADRVVVLDQGRIVAQGTPEELKRQIPGTHVRLRFTAVHELNAAARILPGATRDDAELTLRAPTDGGSRAVRAVLDQLDQHNLSAEEFSVHTPDLDDVFLALTGHPSEAAVTS
- a CDS encoding ABC transporter permease, whose amino-acid sequence is MLRRNVKHTVRNPVAVFQGVLFPIVMMFIFVGVFGGDFRVHGSYVDYAVPGLTVMAITYGLGPTATAVNDDMTKGIINRFRTMDVSRGAVMTGHVVSTSARSLIAVAAIIGVGLAMGFRSQASLLDWLGAIGVLLLLAFATSWLTVAMGLAAKSAESAGMATVPMIMLPFLSSAFVPADTMRTGIRQFVEYQPFTPIIETLRGLLAGTPSAGNAAAAVAWCVGFGLVGYLWAVASFRKRA
- a CDS encoding carboxymuconolactone decarboxylase family protein — its product is MEPRLNPFGSPTVTTFLKYINSAGKSIAGSTLPAATQELVKIRASQINGCGFCLDMHTKDAARAGETALRLNLVAAWREARVFTEAERAALELAEQGTRLADAGGGVSDEVWAAAAKHYDEEQLAALVGLIALINSYNRMNVILQVPAGDYQPGQFG